A genomic region of Zea mays cultivar B73 chromosome 6, Zm-B73-REFERENCE-NAM-5.0, whole genome shotgun sequence contains the following coding sequences:
- the LOC100272716 gene encoding tryptophan aminotransferase-related protein 1 isoform X1, with product MAGRESGGMAAALRCAGRIGILATVAVNLAWIATYIRRRYFGGGNRSDNNGGGGEVEPSRGKPPVTSDSIVNLDHGDPTMYEEFWRGTGDSASIFIPGWQTMSYFSDLGGICWFLEPGFEREVRRLHRLVGNAVVDGYHVLVGTGSTQLFQAVLYALSPASDGTPMNVVSPAPYYSSYPSVTNYLNSALYRWAGDANTFDGDTCIELVCSPNNPDGGLRKPVIKSKSSKPVYDFAYYWPQYTPITEAAAHDIMLFTVSKCTGHAGTRLGWALVKDTKVAQKMIKFIELNTIGVSKDSQLRAAKIIGAICNGYEPVPSSGKTSQLFHFAKEKMAARWARLRAAVAASDIFTLPYELSGYCSFSNETVTANPPFAWLRYNKDDIEDLEAFLLEKKIITRGGTRFGVDARAVRVSMVDTDQAFNVFINRLATMK from the exons atggCCGGTAGGGAGAGCGGCGGGATGGCGGCGGCGCTGCGCTGCGCTGGAAGGATCGGGATCCTGGCCACCGTCGCAGTGAACCTCGCGTGGATCGCGACGTACATCCGCCGGCGCTACTTCGGCGGCGGGAACCGATCCGACAACAACGGTGGCGGCGGGGAGGTGGAGCCGTCAAGAGGGAAGCCGCCGGTCACTTCGGACTCCATCGTCAACCTCGATCA TGGCGACCCGACTATGTACGAGGAGTTCTGGCGCGGCACAGGAGATAGCGCCTCGATCTTCATCCCTGGTTGGCAAACAATGAGCTACTTCTCCGACCTCGGCGGCATCTGTTGGTTCCTGGAGCCTGGATTCGAGCGCGAGGTGCGGCGTCTCCACAGGCTCGTGGGGAATGCCGTTGTAGACGGGTACCATGTGCTCGTCGGGACAGGCTCCACTCAGCTCTTTCAGGCCGTGCTGTACGCGCTCTCACCTGCAAGTGACGGCACACCCATGAACGTCGTCTCACCGGCACCGTACTACTCG TCTTACCCATCTGTGACCAACTATCTAAACTCTGCGCTCTACCGTTGGGCTGGTGATGCCAATACATTTGATGGCGACACATGTATTGAGCTCGTCTGCTCCCCAAACAACCCTGATGGTGGCCTCCGGAAGCCTGTCATCAAATCCAAGTCTAGCAAGCCTGTTTATGACTTCGCCTACTACTGGCCGCAGTACACACCCATCACCGAGGCAGCTGCCCATGACATCATGCTGTTCACCGTCTCCAAATGCACCGGCCATGCCGGCACCAGGCTGGg GTGGGCATTGGTGAAGGATACTAAGGTGGCTCAGAAGATGATCAAGTTTATAGAGCTCAACACAATCGGTGTATCCAAGGACTCTCAACTTCGTGCCGCTAAGATTATCGGGGCAATATGTAATGGCTATGAGCCGGTACCATCCTCTGGTAAAACAAGCCAACTCTTCCATTTCGCCAAGGAAAAAATGGCGGCTCGCTGGGCTAGACTTCGTGCAGCTGTGGCAGCCTCAGACATCTTTACTCTCCCTTATGAGCTATCTGGCTATTGTAGCTTTTCCAATGAGACTGTCACCGCCAATCCTC CATTTGCATGGCTTCGCTACAACAAGGATGATATTGAAGATCTGGAGGCCTTCCTACTCGAGAAAAAGATTATCACTCGAGGTGGCACAAGGTTTGGAGTGGATGCAAGGGCTGTCAGAGTTAGTATGGTTGACACAGACCAAGCCTTCAATGTGTTCATCAATCGTCTGGCCACAATGAAGTGA